A region from the Onthophagus taurus isolate NC chromosome 8, IU_Otau_3.0, whole genome shotgun sequence genome encodes:
- the LOC111419513 gene encoding uncharacterized protein: MANYLKAKPTIDVPPSTSSAVRSILQPSKRLPQPLLGDNGLEVGPQRQAPPPAMANCSKAKPTIDVPPHHRRRRAYPKYCRKYYHTLHEPELDEGSVKVQLELLSIFIKTTINENGDETVTASEKNFNTKFEVIIQFANFNETYDEMVASINHQAEEFQERGSGWAFFSISYLLLNINKFQPIPGSSYIPLPESIATKKACVNIKNYDDNACLAWCLVSYLRPAERRRNLTSSYPHFSTILKLKDINFPVHLKDIPKIEQLNNLSVNIYELVKSSKEYVVEGPIYFTKNRRDTHINLLYLYENGHERYVLIVNLSRLISKQVYNHGHSVHLCDGYLTRFSTQKLLNDHQLHDCNHIKTILPSKNVRSKPNFLGSYTPENILQFNNYKNTQNVPFVIYADFESILKPVEFCEPSTSTSFTEAVDIHMPYSFAYYIVSTSDVKYYKFETCTGLDCGKVFVSKLIEDVKFIYNEYLKCIKPMLPLTAEEELKFNSASLCHICKSPFDGFNQNKVHDHCHITGRFRGAAHSTCNLNFKLPNFIPIFLHNFSGYDSHLFVKELADIDSEGGIDVLPNKEKYISFNKNVLVDRVKKQHKDDFENVYMKMRFVDSFRFMASSLDSLASNLVEDDFIHVKKCFIRHEQFKLLTRKGIFPYQYIDSIDRLGETSLPSKDAFMNKLSFDGISEDEYNHAQTVWRTFGCQNLREYSDLYLKTDVLLLADIFEKFREVCFSTYGLDPAHYYTAPGLSWDAMLKFTQIKLELLTDIDQVHFVKKGIRGGISFCSHRHAKGNNKYMTDGTFNTDLPSNYLMFWDANNLYGWAMSQYMPVNEFVWLDATQIGSFEFRNVSDTSDYGYILDVDIEYPRELHDLHNDLPFLAENICPPNSKSVSDKRLIPNLFNKKNYVIHYRNLKHAVAHGLIVRKNRILSFKQSAWLKPYIDVSTHLRQTAKNSFEKDFFKLMNNAVFGKTMENVDKRVDVRLVTSWEDIRKRTGRPKLGARSLIAKLNFKNIKIFTETFSAIQMEHLHVVYDKPLYVGFAVLEISKLLMYQFYYDFLKPKFGSEIQLCYMDTDSFTVSITTDDVYAFVKDNLERFDTSNYLPDNEFSIPLQNKAVLGLMKDENSGRIMSEFIGLRSKLYANRVCSGRITKKAKGVKKAVVKRKITFEHYLECLTSKRDIYMKQYLFRSQKHSIYTMLQNKLALSSRDSKRYINDDGVSTLAWGHYRINTPLS; this comes from the exons ATGGCAAATTATTTGAAAGCGAAACCCACCATCGATGTACCACCATCTACATCATCGGCGGTGAGGTCAATTTTGCAACCTTCTAAACGTCTTCCTCAACCGCTGTTGGGTGATAATGGTTTAGAAGTTGGTCCTCAGCGTCAAGCGCCACCTCCTGCAATGGCAAATTGTTCGAAAGCGAAACCCACCATCGATGTACCACCTCATCATCGGCGCCGGCG CGCGTACCCGAAATACTGTCGGAAATATTATCACACCTTACATGAACCTGAACTCGATGAAGGCTCGGTGAAGGTGCAACTCGAGCttttatccatttttattaaaacaacaattaatgaaaatggAGATGAGACCGTTACCGCGTccgaaaagaattttaataccaaattcGAAGTAATTATACAATTCGCcaattttaatgaaacttaTGATGAGATGGTGGCAAGTATTAACCATCAAGCTGAAGAGTTTCAGGAGAGGGGATCCGGTTGGGCCTTCTTTTCTATTTCATACCTTCTTCTAAACATAAACAAATTCCAACCAATACCCGGCTCGTCGTACATCCCGCTTCCAGAATCAATCGCTACTAAGAAAGCGTGCgttaacatcaaaaattacgATGACAACGCTTGCTTAGCTTGGTGTCTGGTATCTTATCTGCGGCCGGCTGAACGTCGTCGAAATTTAACATCATCGTACCCACACTtttcaacaatattaaaattaaaggatATAAACTTTCCTGTTCATTTAAAAGATATCcctaaaattgaacaattaaataatttaagtgtaaatatttatgaacTAGTTAAATCATCCAAAGAATACGTGGTGGAaggaccaatttattttacaaaaaatcgacGAGATACccatataaatttactttatttatatgaaaatggaCACGAGCGTTacgttttaattgtaaatctaTCACGTTTGATTTCTAAACAAGTATACAACCACGGCCATTCTGTACACCTTTGCGATGGTTATTTAACACGCTTTTCCACACAAAAGTTGTTAAACGATCATCAACTGCATGATTGTAATcatattaaaaccattttgcCATCGAAAAATGTGCGCTCAAAGCCAAACTTTCTAGGTTCGTATacacctgaaaatattttacaatttaataattataaaaatactcaAAACGTTCCCTTTGTTATATATGCGGATtttgaatcgattttaaagCCGGTAGAGTTTTGCGAGCCTAGTACTTCAACATCTTTCACCGAAGCGGTAGATATACACATGCCGTATAGCTTTGCTTATTATATCGTTTCAACATCCGatgttaaatattataaattcgaAACGTGTACGGGCCTCGATTGTGgtaaagtttttgtttcaaaattaatcgaggacgttaaatttatttacaacgaatatttaaaatgtattaaaccAATGCTACCGCTAACCGCTGAAGaggaattgaaatttaattcggCTTCGTTATGCCATATTTGTAAGTCACCGTTTGATGGTTTTAATCAGAATAAGGTTCACGACCATTGCCATATTACCGGCAGATTTAGAGGTGCCGCACATTCAACGTGTAACCTTAATTTCAAACTCCCTAATTTCATTCCGATATTTCTTCACAATTTTAGCGGGTATGATTCACACTTATTCGTAAAAGAATTAGCTGATATCGATTCGGAGGGTGGTATCGATGTTTTACCCAACAAGGAAAAATACATTAGctttaataaaaacgttttagttGATCGCGTTAAAAAACAGCACAAAGATGATTTTGAAAACGTCTACATGAAAATGCGCTTTGTAGATTCATTTAGGTTCATGGCATCCTCTCTCGATTCGCTCGCCAGCAATCTTGTGGAGGATGACTTTATCCacgttaaaaaatgtttcatacgTCACGAACAgtttaaattgttaacaaGGAAGGGTATTTTTCCTTATCAGTATATTGATTCTATTGATAGATTGGGTGAAACATCATTACCCTCTAAAGATGCTTTTATGAATAAGCTGAGCTTCGATGGTATAAGTGAAGATGAATACAATCATGCGCAAACCGTTTGGCGTACATTCGGGTGTCAAAATTTACGTGAGTATTCTGATCTATATCTAAAGACCGATGTACTTTTACTTGCAGACATCTTTGAAAAGTTTCGAGAGGTTTGTTTTAGTACTTATGGGTTAGACCCTGCCCATTATTATACAGCGCCAGGTTTATCTTGGGATGCTATGCTTAAGTTTACGCAGATCAAACTCGAACTTTTAACAGATATAGATCAGGtacattttgttaaaaaggGAATTCGTGGGGGCATCTCGTTTTGCAGCCATCGTCACGCTAagggaaataataaatatatgacCGATGGCACTTTCAATACCGATTTAccttcaaattatttaatgttttggGATGCAAATAACCTCTATGGATGGGCAATGTCTCAATATATGCCCGTTAATGAGTTTGTTTGGTTGGATGCGACCCAAATTGGAAGTTTCGAATTTAGAAACGTGTCCGATACCTCAGATTACGGGTATATATTGGACGTTGATATTGAATATCCGCGCGAATTGCACGATTTGCATAACGACCTACCATTTCTAGCCGAAAATATATGCCCGCCAAACTCTAAAAGCGTGAGCGATAAAAGGCTTATTccaaacttatttaataagaaaaattatgtaattcattatagaaatttaaagcaTGCCGTCGCTCACGGTCTTATAGTTagaaaaaatcgtattttatcttttaaacaaTCAGCTTGGCTTAAACCTTACATCGACGTTAGCACACATTTACGCCAAACTGCcaaaaatagttttgaaaaggacttttttaaattaatgaacaatgcggttttcggtaaaactatggaaaatgttgataaaagGGTCGATGTGAGGTTGGTGACAAGTTGGGAAGATATACGTAAGAGAACGGGTAGACCAAAATTAGGGGCACGTAGTCTAattgctaaattaaattttaagaatataaaaatttttacggaAACATTTTCGGCTATTCAAATGGAACATCTGCATGTGGTTTACGATAAACCCTTATATGTAGGGTTTGCAGTTTTggaaatttctaaattactcatgtaccaattttattatgattttttgaaacctAAATTTGGCTCTGAAATTCAATTGTGCTACATGGATACCGACAGCTTCACTGTGTCCATTACCACAGATGATGTGTATGCATTCgttaaagataatttagaaCGCTTCGATACGTCAAATTATCTTCCGGATAATGAGTTTAGCATCCCACTACAAAATAAAGCGGTATTGGGGTTGATGAAAGATGAAAATTCCGGTAGAATCATGTCAGAATTTATTGGTTTACGTTCTAAATTGTACGCTAATAGGGTCTGTTCCGGCCGTATCACTAAAAAGGCTAAAGGTGTAAAGAAGGCTGTGGTTAAACGCAAAATTACCTTTGAACATTATTTGGAATGTTTAACGTCAAAAAGAGATATTTACATGAAACAATACTTGTTCAGAAGTCAAAAGCATAGCATATATACCATgctacaaaataaattggctCTTTCATCACGTGATTCGAAACGTTATATTAATGATGATGGGGTGAGTACATTAGCGTGGGGTCACTATCGTATCAACACTCCATTATCATAa
- the LOC139431250 gene encoding uncharacterized protein: MFSLYGNHKWLHLLEAITTQYNNSKHSTTKMKPSQINSKSVENKLLNTVYNHIKIAGKGNFNVGDVVRISKHKHVFDKGYLPNWTTELLKIIKTQITNPISYLLEDMNGQPIKEAFYEFELQRSKQPDVYLVEKVLKRRKNQVFVKWLGFDSSHNSWIPKDNIV, from the coding sequence atgtttagtctTTACGGAAATCATAAATGGTTACACTTATTGGAGGCTATTACAACTCAATATAACAATTCAAAGCATTCAACCACGAAAATGAAACCATctcaaataaattcgaaatctgtagaaaataaacttctcAATACGGTGtacaatcatattaaaattgccggTAAGGGAAACTTTAATGTTGGAGATGTAGTTCGCATTAGCAAGCATAAGCATGTCTTCGATAAGGGATATTTACCCAACTGGACCACTGagttacttaaaataattaaaacacaaattacgaatccaatttcttatttattagaagataTGAATGGACAACCTATTAAAGAAGCTTTTTATGAATTCGAACTTCAAAGATCCAAACAACCTGATGTGtatcttgttgaaaaagtgttaaagagaagaaaaaatcAAGTGTTCGTTAAGTGGTTAGGATTCGATTCATCCCATAACAGTTGGATACCGAAAGACAATATCGTTTag
- the LOC139431251 gene encoding uncharacterized protein, protein MAAFYALEVRIYIPAPMRCFNCQRFGHTSLHCEAEQICVCGKAAHEGQPCESPLVCVNCGGPHSARSRVCPVYKKEVAIQEIKTKERLTYAEAKRKVQAMQRTPVSGVSYSAVASTQPKYDSLVKDLIPAIVAAIKPLIQRTSSPSPFVKPATPIFKTPQIMNLTVENVERASQANLFHFESGSDKRKREGNQTSSTTKCRSSPLTQKRIAQEKESLAER, encoded by the coding sequence ATGGCAGCATTTTACGCCTTAGAAGTAAGGATATATATACCCGCGCCAATGCGCTGTTTTAATTGTCAAAGGTTCGGCCACACATCCTTGCACTGTGAGGCCGAACAAATATGTGTTTGTGGAAAAGCCGCGCATGAAGGTCAGCCTTGTGAAAGTCCCCTTGTGTGTGTGAACTGTGGCGGACCGCACTCGGCCAGGTCGAGGGTGTGtcctgtatataaaaaggaGGTCGCGATTCAAGAAATTAAGACGAAGGAGCGGCTAACGTATGCCGAAGCGAAACGTAAGGTGCAAGCGATGCAGCGCACGCCCGTTTCGGGAGTGTCGTACTCAGCGGTTGCTAGCACACAGCCCAAGTATGATAGCTTGGTGAAAGATCTCATCCCTGCAATAGTTGCTGCTATCAAACCGCTGATACAGCGAACAAGTTCTCCCAGTCCGTTCGTTAAACCAGCGAcaccaatttttaaaacaccaCAGATTATGAACCTCACGGTGGAAAATGTAGAGAGAGCCAGTCAGGCAAACCTTTTCCATTTCGAGTCCGGTTCGGACAAACGGAAAAGAGAAGGCAACCAAACGTCATCGACAACAAAATGTCGGAGCAGTCCGTTGACTCAAAAACGGATTgcacaagaaaaagaaagtttGGCAGAAAGGTAG